A region of Moorena producens PAL-8-15-08-1 DNA encodes the following proteins:
- a CDS encoding ABC transporter ATP-binding protein translates to MSTSFSSKGRKVISDNDSDAQISLRHISKTFPGKHGWFDKITGQSSADFVAIEDINLDIEHNTFVSIIGPSGCGKSTLLNIIAGLSSATSGEVIINGQLVTQPGPDRGMVFQNYALMPWMTVEGNIRFAVETVYPKISAREQKRVIKENIQLVGLTGAENKHPHELSGGMRQRVGIARALAINPQILLMDEPFGALDALTRGFLQDEIERIWEQQRKTAIMITHSIDEALLLSDRIVMMTKGPAARIDEVLEVPFPRPRDRTTVEHHPAYMELKQEMENHLYRETRAVEEARIH, encoded by the coding sequence ATGAGTACTTCTTTTTCTTCCAAGGGCCGTAAGGTCATTAGTGACAATGACAGTGACGCTCAAATTTCATTACGTCATATTTCAAAAACGTTCCCCGGTAAGCATGGTTGGTTTGATAAAATTACTGGCCAATCTTCTGCGGACTTTGTCGCTATCGAAGATATCAATTTAGATATTGAGCACAACACGTTTGTGTCGATTATTGGCCCATCGGGTTGTGGTAAGTCCACCTTGCTGAATATTATCGCGGGTTTGAGTTCCGCCACCAGTGGCGAAGTGATTATCAATGGGCAACTTGTGACTCAACCAGGACCTGACCGGGGTATGGTCTTTCAAAACTATGCCCTTATGCCTTGGATGACTGTGGAAGGTAATATTAGGTTTGCGGTGGAAACTGTCTATCCTAAAATTTCTGCGAGGGAGCAAAAACGGGTTATTAAGGAAAATATCCAACTAGTGGGTTTAACCGGAGCAGAGAACAAACATCCTCACGAACTATCCGGGGGTATGCGACAACGAGTAGGTATTGCGAGAGCTTTAGCTATTAATCCCCAAATTTTGTTAATGGATGAACCGTTTGGTGCGTTAGATGCTCTGACTAGGGGATTTTTGCAGGATGAAATCGAGCGCATTTGGGAGCAGCAGCGTAAAACTGCCATTATGATTACCCATAGCATTGATGAAGCCCTCTTGTTATCCGACCGGATTGTCATGATGACCAAAGGCCCTGCGGCGCGCATTGATGAGGTGCTTGAAGTGCCTTTCCCCCGTCCGCGCGATCGCACTACGGTTGAGCATCATCCTGCCTATATGGAACTGAAACAGGAAATGGAAAACCATCTATATCGGGAAACTAGAGCGGTAGAAGAAGCGAGAATTCACTAA